From Acropora muricata isolate sample 2 chromosome 14, ASM3666990v1, whole genome shotgun sequence, one genomic window encodes:
- the LOC136897601 gene encoding patched domain-containing protein 3-like — MMGIAVESDTQVANESGKKAGGTKSDTCKSTASGLRNLSCHSIYSTWVSFCIRLHSSLEKLFGTMGEFISNRPSMVIAFVVVLVGICSVGFLWLKPEGRAAELFVPQNSKAVQDLNKANNFFPMKLRQEEVIIAAKDEGNVLEFKYLKEALQVHKAIENLTGYTDICLTRSGHKARSREFCIAINPLEIFDFSEANFVNITAKINAASTCPGIVTMSNGRPSCQNMPKMFGGMKRQKSTGEVLSAQALKITYLVKEPSSEEERDQVEAWEDSFVKKLLSLRDDLSNVTLYISAEKSLDDAIAASSSSDIRFFALTFTVMLQFASFMVGKLFRNPLTGHSLLAFGGTFSVGLGILAGFSLAMMIRTPFISIVGVLPFLVIGIGLDDMFIIVDHLDRQERHLKVPMTVRKVMSETGVTVTMTTLTDLVAFAVSSSSQFPAIAYFCTYAALTISCAFLMIVSVFVALLSFDVRRIKANRRNCLPLCFAPAPKEGQPPWDEPRPQTSNRLMERWGKFLMRPRTKALVLVISLGLLAGGIYATLHIDQEFDRSLLAKDDSYYKAFVKIDHEYFRLPTEVSVVLSGNVQYSKLSTQNEIIRLSEIVAENKYFKEDTITWMGSFLKYCRDQNKTCDGERFMGNLKLFLNTSQFSYFKGDIKFDQNENDIEATRMIVFMKSSSSSIYRKDAMLSIREDLSSKSKLPVYVASASFTFLEQYAAIVSETVRNLSIASLIILLVTAPFLVNLSVSLLVFFGFVSLIFELFGMMWLWGVSLNSISMINLVMAIGFAVDYSAHVAHAFVVAPGGSAEKKVIDALTHVGASVLLGGASTLIGIGMTAISKSEIFQIFFKMFFSMIVLGLLHGLCILPVHLSIFHRLTTFTHAKNSGALCDGDDDRDSRLKEGNINPGVEVETELHDNHMEQSAKAIPSKAEELKNAQLKDSSGAEYSVCTSDTLDSHQACLSTSKSPGEKCNEEDHNYSLWASDTRM, encoded by the exons GTTGCGTAACCTCAGCTGTCATAGCATTTATTCGACATGGGTGTCTTTCTGCATTCGGCTCCACAGCAGTTTGGAAAAACTCTTTGGGACTATGGGAGAGTTCATAAGCAACCGCCCTTCAATGGTGATAGCATTTGTTGTTGTGCTGGTAGGGATATGTTCAGTTGGTTTCTTGTGGTTAAAACCTGAAGGTAGAGCAGCTGAGCTATTTGTACCCCAGAACAGCAAAGCTGTTCAAGACCTGAACAAGGCCAACAACTTTTTTCCGATGAAACTTCGTCAAGAAGAAGTGATTATTGCTGCTAAAGATGAAGGCAACGTCCTTGAATTTAAATATCTCAAAGAAGCCCTACAGGTGCACAAGGCGATTGAAAACTTGACAGGTTATACTGACATATGCCTAACAAGGTCTGGGCATAAAGCAAGATCAAGAGAATTCTGTATCGCTATCAATCCTTTAGAGATTTTTGACTTCAGCGAGGCAAACTTTGTTAACATCACAGCAAAAATAAACGCGGCTTCAACCTGTCCAGGGATTGTGACCATGAGTAATGGTCGACCATCCTGccaaaacatgccaaaaatgttTGGAGGCATGAAGAGACAGAAATCCACTGGTGAAGTCCTGAGTGCACAAGCACTGAAGATCACGTATCTTGTCAAAGAGCCTAGTAGTGAAGAAGAGAGAGATCAAGTCGAAGCCTGGGAAGATTCATTTGTCAAAAAACTTTTGTCTCTCCGAGATGACTTGTCCAATGTTACGCTTTACATTTCCGCCGAGAAGAGTTTGGACGATGCCATTGCTGCAAGCAGTTCATCCGACATCCGTTTCTTTGCCCTTACGTTTACTGTCATGTTGCAGTTTGCTAGTTTTATGGTTGGAAAGCTTTTCCGGAATCCTTTGACTGGACACTCCCTGCTTGCTTTTGGAGGTACCTTCTCCGTGGGTCTTGGTATCTTAGCTGGGTTTTCTTTAGCGATGATGATACGAACCCCTTTCATAAGTATTGTGGGTGTCCTGCCCTTTCTTGTCATTGGCATTGGTCTTGATGACATGTTCATCATTGTGGACCACTTGGATCGCCAGGAACGCCATTTGAAAGTGCCCATGACAGTGCGTAAAGTGATGTCTGAAACTGGAGTGACAGTTACCATGACGACACTTACCGATCTGGTCGCGTTTGCTGTCAGTAGTTCGTCTCAGTTTCCCGCCATCGCTTACTTCTGCACCTATGCTGCTTTAACAATCAGTTGTGCATTTCTCATGATTGTGAGCGTCTTTGTGGCCCTGCTATCGTTCGACGTGCGAAGGATTAAAGCAAATCGGCGGAACTGCCTTCCACTTTGTTTTGCGCCTGCCCCAAAAGAGGGGCAACCTCCATGGGATGAACCACGCCCCCAAACATCGAACAGATTGATGGAAAGGTGGGGAAAGTTTCTCATGCGTCCAAGAACGAAGGCTTTGGTTTTAGTCATCTCGCTTGGCTTATTGGCAGGAGGAATATACGCCACCCTTCACATAGATCAAGAATTTGACCGATCCTTATTAGCCAAAGACGATTCATACTACAAGGCCTTCGTAAAAATTGACCATGAATATTTCAGACTTCCCACAGAAGTGAGTGTTGTTTTAAGTGGAAATGTGCAATACAGCAAGTTGTCTACACAGAATGAAATTATCAGGCTTTCAGAAATAGTGGCGGAGAACAAGTATTTTAAGGAAGACACAATTACATGGATGGGCTCCTTCTTGAAGTATTGTAGAGATCAGAACAAAACTTGCGATGGTGAACGCTTTATGGGTAATTTGAAACTGTTCCTGAACACCTCTCAGTTTAGTTACTTTAAAGGAGACATCAAATTTGACCAGAACGAGAATGATATTGAAGCCACACGCATGATTGTTTTCATGAAAAGTTCTTCAAGCTCGATTTACAGAAAAGATGCAATGCTGTCCATACGTGAAGATCTTTCCAGTAAGTCCAAGTTACCTGTTTACGTCGCCTCTGCATCCTTCACTTTCCTTGAACAGTACGCAGCCATAGTTTCTGAAACAGTTCGTAATCTTTCCATTGCATCGCTTATAATTCTCCTTGTTACTGCTCCATTTCTGGTCAATTTAAGTGTTTCGCTCTTGGTCTTCTTTGGCTTTGTGTCTTTGATTTTTGAGTTGTTTGGCATGATGTGGCTGTGGGGTGTCTCCCTTAACTCGATCTCCATGATTAATTTGGTCATGGCTATTGGCTTTGCTGTTGACTACAGTGCCCACGTGGCTCATGCCTTTGTTGTTGCACCTGGCGGCTCAGCTGAGAAGAAAGTTATTGATGCACTCACTCATGTCGGAGCTAGTGTTTTATTAGGAG gTGCCAGCACACTTATCGGAATAGGAATGACAGCCATATCCAAGTCCGAGATCTTTCAGATCTTTTTCAAGATGTTCTTCAGCATGATCGTCCTTGGCCTTCTCCATGGGCTATGCATCCTGCCAGTCCATTTGTCAATTTTTCACAGGCTCACCACCTTTACCCATGCAAAGAACAGTGGTGCATTgtgtgatggtgatgatgatagaGATTCCCGTTTGAAGGAAGGCAACATAAACCCAGGGGTGGAGGTCGAGACAGAACTCCATGACAATCATATGGAACAATCTGCCAAAGCCATACCTTCAAAGGCAGAGGAACTCAAGAACGCTCAATTGAAAG ACTCGAGCGGAGCTGAATACTCTGTTTGCACTAGTGATACCCTCGATTCTCATCAAGCCTGCTTATCGACAAGCAAATCCCCGGGAGAGAAATGTAACGAAGAGGACCATAATTATTCACTTTGGGCTAGTGACACGAGGATGTAA